CCTGCTGGGCGCACAGCATGTTCATGGCCAGGTGGCTGACAACGCCGGAGTGGTGCCGCAGGACCAGGAAGACGTCATCGTCCGCCCTTTCGTCGGAGCGCCGCGCCGTCAGCTCCGCGTGCAGCACGGTGGCCGGACCAAACAGCTGGATTGCCTGGTCAATCAGGTGGCTGCCGAGATCGAACAGCGTCCCGCCCCCGTCGGCAGCCGTTGCGCGGGCTTTCCAGGCCTTACCGATGGTGGGTGACCAGCGCTCGAAGCTCGACTCGAACCTGGTCACCTCGCCCACGCCCTGGACGGCCAGCAGCTTTTGCAGGGTGAGGAAGTCGCCGTCCCACCTGCGGTTGTGGAACACCGTCAGCACGCGGCCAAGTTGCCGGGCGAGGTCAACCAGTTCCTGCCCCTGGGCGCTGGTGACTGCGAACGGCTTGTCCACCACCACGTCCAGGCCGGCCTCCAGCGCAGCCTTGGCCAGGGGGTAGTGGGTCATTGGCGGCGTTGCCAGCACCACAAGGTCAAGGTCCGCTGCCCGCTCAAGGACGGCGGCGCCGTCGCGCACCACCTCCACCCCCGGAAGCCGGGAGGAGGCAGCCGCCTGCCGCCCGGCGTCGGACGTTGCAACGGCGTCCAGCGAGTAGCTGGCGTTGGTGGCCAGCAACGGCGCGTGGAACACGCTGCCGGCAAGCCCATAGCCGACGACGGCGGTGCGGATGGTGCGGGGTTCGCCTTCGGTACCGGTCATGGAACTACGCTACCGCCGCTGCCGCAGGCATAAAGAAGCCGGCATCCCTGGTTCCCAGGGATGCCGGCTTCTACGCTAGCGGCTGGCGCCGCCGAAGTGGTGCTTACTTCTTTTCCCAGCCGATGGTGGTCCAGTCCGGAACCTGGGAAAGGCTCTGGAACAGGGACGGTCCGTAGTTGGCCAGGCCCTTGCGGACGAAGGAGATCTGCGGGCCGTTGAAGACCACGCCCATGGAGTAGTACTTGGCCATGTGCTCCTTTTCCACGTCCATGGCTGCCTTGTTGCGGGCGGCGTTGTCCTCGATGGAGGCGAGGTCGGCGATCTTCTTGTCCAGCTCGGCGTCGCCCAGCTTGTTCTCGTTGACCTTGGAGTCGTAGTACTGCTTGACAGCGTCGGTGGCGTCCGGGCCAACGGTGTAGCCGGAGATGCTCAGGTCGAACTCGCGGCTGCCCAGGACCTTGCCGAAGTCGGCGGAGGCGCGCTGGTCAATCCCGACGTCCATGCCGCCGGCCTGGAGCTGCTTCTGCAGGGTCTGCGCCACAGCCAGGGTGGTGGGATCGTCACCGAAGTTGCTGATCTTGAAGGCGGCGGGCTTTCCGTCCTTCTCCATGACGCCGTTGGCATTGGCGGTGTAGCCGGCGTCGGTGAGGACCTTCTTGGCGGCGTCCGGGCCGGTTTCCTTGACGGGGTAGTTGTCCTGGTAGTACTCGGAGAAAGGCAGCAGCATCATGGAACCGGAGCTGGGCTCTTCCCAGTTGAGGCCGTTGAACCGGACCTTGCGCAGGGCTTCGCGGTCCACGGCGGCGAAGATTGCCTTGCGGACGTTGACATCGGTAATGCGCTGGGCGTTCAGGTTCAGGCCGCCCGCGAACAGCCGCTGGCCGCGGCGGATGTCGGTGTCCTTGGTGCCGTCCAGCTGCTTGTAGAGGGAGATGGTGTTGGCGTTCATGGCGTCAATCTCGCCGTTCTTGAACGCGGCGATCTGGGCGCTGGTTTCCAGCTGGCGGAAGGTCACGTTGGACAGGACGGGCTTCTGGCCCCACCACTTGTCGTTCGGCACCAAGGTGACGGTCTTGGCGGCGGTGTCGTACTGGTCCAGCTTGAAGGGGCCGGCCATCCACTCGGGGTGCAGGTTGCCGTTGTAGCCCTCGTTGAAGATCTCAGGGGTGTTGACGGCGGGGTGGATGAGACCGAAGAAGAGCGAGTCCACCGGGAAGACCGGGCGGCTGGTCTTGACGATGACTTCCTTGTCGTTGCTGCCTGCCTCGACCGAATCAACGAACTCGTAGGCGCCGGAGCTGACGATGTCGTAGCCGGCATCCGGGCTCTTGAGGATGTTCCAGGTGTTCTTGAAGGCCTTGACGTCAATGGGCGTGCCGTCGTTGTAGGTGGCCTTGGGGTTCACCTTGATGGTGATGGTCTGCTTGCCGTCCTTGACCTCGCTGTCCACCGACTCGCAGAAATCCGTGTTGGGGGTGACCTTGCCCTTGAAGTCCACCTTCCAGCAGCCGCCGATGCCGCCGCTGTTCATTCCCACCGGGTTCATGGGCACCTGAAGCGCAGAGTTGTCCGCGCTGTTGCCGTTGTTGGAGAACCCGTTGAAGTCGGGGCCGATGTTGCCCAGCGGCAGGGTGACCTTGCCGCCCTGCTGAAGATCGGCAGCCGGCTTCTCGTTGATGCTGATCAGCTTGGACAGGTCGCTGCCCGAGTCCTGTCCCTTCGCGGTTTCGGGGCCGCTGGCACCGCCACCGCCGCCGCAAGCGGTCAGCGCCAGTGCCGCAGCAACCGCTGCAGCTCCGCCGATCCTGTTCAGTTTCCTCATGGTTTTCCCTTCATAGGTGCGAGTGGTGGAGCGTGTGGGTCGAGAAGTCTCAGGGTGCATGGTGGTCCGCCGGTTCATGGACCACCAACATGTCCTCATCCAGTTCCCCGTCCGGGAAGAAGCAGGCGAACTGCTGGTCCGTGGCGGATGCCGCGGCTTCCAGCGGTGGTTCGAGGGTGAGGCACTTTTCCTGTTTGGCCGCCGGCAGCGCCGCGAAGACAGGACAACGGGTGGCGAAATTGCAGCCCTTGGGTGCCTGCAGCGGCGAGGGCAGGTCGCCCTGGAGGATGATGCGTTCGCGGGTGCGTTCCAGCTGCGGGTCCGGCACGGGGATGGCCGACAGGAGCGCGCGCGTGTAGGGGTGGCGGGGGTTGTCGAACACCCTGTCCACGGCCCCGATCTCCACGATCTTCCCGAGGTACATGACGGCCACGCGGTTGGAAATGTGGCGCACCACGGAAAGGTCGTGAGCCACCAGCAGGTAGCTCAGGCCGAGTTCGGCGCGCAGGTGGTCCAGGAGGTTGATGACACCTGCCTGGACGGATACGTCCAGGGCCGACACCGGCTCGTCCAGGACCACCAGCTTGGGGTTCACGGCCAGGGCGCGGGCGATCCCGATTCGCTGCCGCTGGCCGCCGGAGAACTGGTTGGGGAAGCGGTTGACGTGGTCCGGCTGCAGCCCCACGAGCTTCATCAACTCCATGATCCGCTTCCTGATGGCGGCGCGGTCCATGCCCGCGTTCTGCAGCGGCTCGGCAAGGACCTCGTACACCGTGAACCGCGGGTCCAGGGCCCCGGTGGGGTCCTGGAACACCATCTGGAGCTCGCGGCGCATCTTTCCCTTGGTCTTTGCGTCGGCCGCCTGCTTGTTGCTGAGGCCGCCGATCACCACCTCGCCGTCCTGGTCCGGATGGAACTCCATGATTTCCAGCAGCGTGGTGGTCTTTCCTGACCCCGACTCGCCCACGATGGAGAAGCACTCGCCTTCGCGGACGTCGAAGCTGAGGCCGTCCACCGCCTTGACGGTTCCGATCCTGCGCTTGATCAGGGCGCCCCTGTTCAGTGGGAAGTGCTTCCTCACGTCCTTGAGTTCCAGCACGGTGGTCCGCTCCGCCCGGGGAATCGCATCGAAGCGCGACACCGGCACCGGCGGCGCGGCGAACACGTCGTGGACGTCCACGTCGCCGCCCAGGGCCTCGGACTTGATGCACGCGGCCCGGTGTCCCTGGCCGTCGACGGGTGCCAGGGCGGGCTCGCCCTCGAGGCAGGCGTCCGATACCAGGGGGCAGCGGGGGGCGAACGAGCAACCGGTGGGCGGGTGCAGGAGATTCGGCGGCATGCCTGCGATGGGAACCAGCGAGGTCTTCTCGGCAGCGTCCACGCGCGGGACGGCGCCCAGCAGGCCCAGGGTGTAGGGCATCCGGGGGTTGTAGTAGATATCGTCCACAGCGCCGGTCTCCACGGGCTTGCCCGCATACATGACCATGATGTCGTCCGCCATCCCGGCCACCACGCCGAGGTCGTGCGTGATCATGACGACGGCGGCCCCGGTCTCCTCCTGCGCGGTGTGCAGCACTTCGAGGACCTGTGCCTGGATGGTGACGTCCAGGGCCGTGGTGGGCTCGTCGGCGATCAGGACGCGCGGGTTGTTGGCGATGGCGATGGCGATCATGACGCGCTGGCGCATGCCGCCGGAAAACTCGTGCGGGAAGGCTTTCAGCCGTTCCTTGGGACTGGGGATGCCCACCATGGCCAGGAGTTCGACGGCGCGGGCTTCCTTGGCTTTCCTGCTCATGGTGGGGTGGTGGATGGTGAGCGCTTCGATGATCTGGGTGCCGACGGTGAACACCGGCGTGAGGGAGGACAGCGGGTCCTGGAAGACCATCGCCAGGTCATTGCCGCGGTACTGGCACATGTCCTTGTCGCTGAGCCCCAGCAGTTCGCGGCCCTTGAGCCGGACGGACCCGGAGACCTCTGCCGTTGGCGGGAGGAGTCCCATGATGGCCAGGGAGGTAACGGATTTGCCGGAGCCCGATTCACCCACGATCCCGAGTGTCTTTCCGGGCATCAGGTCAAAGTCGACGCCCCGGACTGCGTGGACCACGCCGTTCTCGGAATTGAAACGGACGTTGAGGTCGCGGACCGACAGCACCGCGTCGGTGGGGGCATGCAGTCCTGCCATGTGCAGCCGCTCGACGTCGGACCGTGCTGGCTGGGTGGCTCCGGTGGTGGTTTCGCTGCTCATGCCGTCTTCTTCTCCGCCGTGATTTTACGGGCCCTGGCCTTCTTGGCCTTGCCGGTGGAACTGGAGCTGGGGTCAAAGGCGTCTCGCAGGCCGTCGTTCATCATGGCCAGGGATCCGGTCAGCAGGAACATGACGGCGAGCGGAACCCAGAACATCCACGGGAAGGTTTGCACCTGCGAGGTTGCGGCGCCGATCAGCACGCCGAGGCTCACGTCCGGGACCTTGATGCCGATGCCGATGAAGGAGAACGCCACCTCGGCAAGGATTGCGGCGGTGACGCCGCGGGTGATGTCCAGGATCAGCAGCGAGCCGATGTTCGGCACCAGGTGGCGCCAGACGATACGGCGCGGCGGGACGCCCATGTACTGGGCGGCCTTGACGAAGTCCCGCTGCATCAGCGACATGGACATGGAGCGGATCAGGCGGGCGGTACCCATCCAGCTGAACACCAGCAGGACGATGATGAGCAGTAGCCACGAGGGAAGGTCGCGCTTAAGGCCTGCGCCTCCGCCGCTGGTGGCAACTGCCACCACCAGGAGCGCCGGCATCATGATCAGCGCTTCCAGGATGAACAGCATCACCTTGTCCACCTTGCCGCCGAAATAGGCCATGGTGCAGCCGTAGACCGCGGCAACCAGGACCGAGACCAGGCCCACCACCAGGCCGATTAGGATGGAAATCCTGGTGCCCTCGACGGTCATGGCATAGAGGTCGATGCCCGCTTGCGACGTGCCGAGGTAGTGGTCGGCCGACGGCGGCATCCCGATGTTGAAGGGGTCGATCGTTTCCTTGTCCCACTGCGTGAAGAATCCGCCGATGAACGAGAAAACGGTCAGGGCCAGGAAGATGGCCAGGCCCGCCACTGCCGTCTTATTGCGCAGGAACCGGCGGAAGATGATGGTGTTTTTGCCGATGACGACGTCGGCGCTTTCCAGGTGCGCATCCTGCGCTTCGGCTGCCAGGTCGACGGCATTGAGGTTGGTCATGGTTACTGCACCCGCACTCTCGGGTCGACAAGCGTGGTGGCGAAGTCCGCCAAAATGGCGCCAATGGCGAAGATCACTGAGCCGTAGGCCAACGTGGCTGTGGCGGCGTTGACGTCCTGCAGCGAAATTGCATCAATGCTCCAGGAACCAACGCCCGGCCAGGCGAAGATTTTTTCGGCGAAGAAACCGCCGGCGAAGATGGCAGGGATGGTGAACGCGATGCTTTGGGCCACCGGGATGAAGGAGACGCGCAGCGCGTGGCGGGCGATGGCCTGGTTCCGGCTCAGGCCCTTGGCCCGGGCAGTCCTGACGAAGTCGGCGTTGACGTTGTCCAGAAGGTATTGCCGCTGGGCGATCTGGTACGACCCCCAGCCCACCAGGGTGATGGCCACCGTGGGCACTGCATAATGGGCCAGCAGGTCGACGAACTGGGGCCAGCCGGGCGCAACGCCCGGGGTGGAAATGCCCGTGACAAAGAAGATGCGGTTCCCCGCTGATTCGTTGATGCTGATGGCGCCCAGCTGTACAAGGAAGTAGGCGATGGGCGCGGGCACAATGTGGGCAAGGTAGCTGTAGGACGTGATGGCCCGGTCCTGGAACTTGTACTGGCGTGCCGCCGAATAGACGCCCAGCGCAACGCCAATGACCAGGGTGAGGATGATCGACGCCAGGAAGAGCCGGGTGGAGATCCAGACGCGGTCCCCGAACTCGGCGTTGATGTAGGCGCCGTTGGGGCTCCGGCCCCAGTCCCAGCGGGTGACGATGCCGGTCAGCCAGTCAACGTAGCGCTCCCATGGGCTGAGGTCCGGGTCCAGTCCCTTCAGCCGCATCGAGTTGGCGACCTGTTCCGGGGTTGGCCGGGGGATCCGCTCCTGTTCGAGGAGCGCCGGCTTGAGCGAGCTGACAGCCAGGAAATAACCGGCGGACGTGGTGAGGAAGATCATCACCACATAGGTGATGCCGCGCTTGGCGAGGTACTTGAGCATGGGCGCTGCTGGATCCTTCCGTCTTCCCCGGACAAGCACGGATTGTGCCGCCTCACCGGGTCCCGAACCAGCGGGTAGCTGGCTTCCCGCAGCCCTATGGGCAGGTCCTGGTGGACTATGTCGCGGGTCACATTCCAGAGGAAACTATCACAAGCCCCAACCCGAAAAGCGCGGTAATCCCTCGAAATCCGGCGCGCC
This window of the Pseudarthrobacter defluvii genome carries:
- a CDS encoding ABC transporter ATP-binding protein, with product MSSETTTGATQPARSDVERLHMAGLHAPTDAVLSVRDLNVRFNSENGVVHAVRGVDFDLMPGKTLGIVGESGSGKSVTSLAIMGLLPPTAEVSGSVRLKGRELLGLSDKDMCQYRGNDLAMVFQDPLSSLTPVFTVGTQIIEALTIHHPTMSRKAKEARAVELLAMVGIPSPKERLKAFPHEFSGGMRQRVMIAIAIANNPRVLIADEPTTALDVTIQAQVLEVLHTAQEETGAAVVMITHDLGVVAGMADDIMVMYAGKPVETGAVDDIYYNPRMPYTLGLLGAVPRVDAAEKTSLVPIAGMPPNLLHPPTGCSFAPRCPLVSDACLEGEPALAPVDGQGHRAACIKSEALGGDVDVHDVFAAPPVPVSRFDAIPRAERTTVLELKDVRKHFPLNRGALIKRRIGTVKAVDGLSFDVREGECFSIVGESGSGKTTTLLEIMEFHPDQDGEVVIGGLSNKQAADAKTKGKMRRELQMVFQDPTGALDPRFTVYEVLAEPLQNAGMDRAAIRKRIMELMKLVGLQPDHVNRFPNQFSGGQRQRIGIARALAVNPKLVVLDEPVSALDVSVQAGVINLLDHLRAELGLSYLLVAHDLSVVRHISNRVAVMYLGKIVEIGAVDRVFDNPRHPYTRALLSAIPVPDPQLERTRERIILQGDLPSPLQAPKGCNFATRCPVFAALPAAKQEKCLTLEPPLEAAASATDQQFACFFPDGELDEDMLVVHEPADHHAP
- a CDS encoding ABC transporter family substrate-binding protein, whose amino-acid sequence is MRKLNRIGGAAAVAAALALTACGGGGGASGPETAKGQDSGSDLSKLISINEKPAADLQQGGKVTLPLGNIGPDFNGFSNNGNSADNSALQVPMNPVGMNSGGIGGCWKVDFKGKVTPNTDFCESVDSEVKDGKQTITIKVNPKATYNDGTPIDVKAFKNTWNILKSPDAGYDIVSSGAYEFVDSVEAGSNDKEVIVKTSRPVFPVDSLFFGLIHPAVNTPEIFNEGYNGNLHPEWMAGPFKLDQYDTAAKTVTLVPNDKWWGQKPVLSNVTFRQLETSAQIAAFKNGEIDAMNANTISLYKQLDGTKDTDIRRGQRLFAGGLNLNAQRITDVNVRKAIFAAVDREALRKVRFNGLNWEEPSSGSMMLLPFSEYYQDNYPVKETGPDAAKKVLTDAGYTANANGVMEKDGKPAAFKISNFGDDPTTLAVAQTLQKQLQAGGMDVGIDQRASADFGKVLGSREFDLSISGYTVGPDATDAVKQYYDSKVNENKLGDAELDKKIADLASIEDNAARNKAAMDVEKEHMAKYYSMGVVFNGPQISFVRKGLANYGPSLFQSLSQVPDWTTIGWEKK
- a CDS encoding Gfo/Idh/MocA family protein, yielding MTGTEGEPRTIRTAVVGYGLAGSVFHAPLLATNASYSLDAVATSDAGRQAAASSRLPGVEVVRDGAAVLERAADLDLVVLATPPMTHYPLAKAALEAGLDVVVDKPFAVTSAQGQELVDLARQLGRVLTVFHNRRWDGDFLTLQKLLAVQGVGEVTRFESSFERWSPTIGKAWKARATAADGGGTLFDLGSHLIDQAIQLFGPATVLHAELTARRSDERADDDVFLVLRHHSGVVSHLAMNMLCAQQGPRFRVLGSIGGFTKHGVDPQEPYIAAGGSPLDAEYGVEAAEWAGLLGRDGHLDPLPTERGNYPEFYRLLAEKILDGGAESPLPLPVNPEDAVEVLKIIEVARKLASTNV
- a CDS encoding ABC transporter permease; amino-acid sequence: MLKYLAKRGITYVVMIFLTTSAGYFLAVSSLKPALLEQERIPRPTPEQVANSMRLKGLDPDLSPWERYVDWLTGIVTRWDWGRSPNGAYINAEFGDRVWISTRLFLASIILTLVIGVALGVYSAARQYKFQDRAITSYSYLAHIVPAPIAYFLVQLGAISINESAGNRIFFVTGISTPGVAPGWPQFVDLLAHYAVPTVAITLVGWGSYQIAQRQYLLDNVNADFVRTARAKGLSRNQAIARHALRVSFIPVAQSIAFTIPAIFAGGFFAEKIFAWPGVGSWSIDAISLQDVNAATATLAYGSVIFAIGAILADFATTLVDPRVRVQ
- a CDS encoding ABC transporter permease, producing the protein MTNLNAVDLAAEAQDAHLESADVVIGKNTIIFRRFLRNKTAVAGLAIFLALTVFSFIGGFFTQWDKETIDPFNIGMPPSADHYLGTSQAGIDLYAMTVEGTRISILIGLVVGLVSVLVAAVYGCTMAYFGGKVDKVMLFILEALIMMPALLVVAVATSGGGAGLKRDLPSWLLLIIVLLVFSWMGTARLIRSMSMSLMQRDFVKAAQYMGVPPRRIVWRHLVPNIGSLLILDITRGVTAAILAEVAFSFIGIGIKVPDVSLGVLIGAATSQVQTFPWMFWVPLAVMFLLTGSLAMMNDGLRDAFDPSSSSTGKAKKARARKITAEKKTA